The following proteins are co-located in the Trichormus variabilis 0441 genome:
- a CDS encoding glycosyltransferase family 4 protein has translation MNLQANKSKLKVSIVVSDLSSAGAGRWGGGSVRSFLLAQALQKLNYQVEILGFVFGEAAVFPQSEIQINQFIGYNYPKFLVSANQLLKRIDGDIIYAMRPKPTTLGLSLWKKISTRQPVILDIDDWELGWHGGENWQYRPSLKQLYRDIFKPDGALRNPDHPLYLKLVEGIAPKANVVTIHTKFLQERFGGVYIPNGKDTDLFNPINYNAEESRACYGLSEYRILMFPGAPRPYKGVEDVLMALDILNEPDLRLVIVGGSPYDDYDAQLREKWGRWIIQLPKSPPTEMPKIVAAAHIIVVPQRNTPAALAQFPLKLTDGMAMAKPILATRVGDIPEIVGETAYLVEPACPEEIATQIKLIFADLDGASDRGRQARIRCIEKYSISAMATTLQSVIANL, from the coding sequence GTGAATCTACAGGCTAACAAATCCAAGCTAAAAGTTTCCATAGTTGTCAGCGACTTATCCAGTGCTGGAGCAGGAAGATGGGGAGGCGGTTCTGTACGTTCTTTTCTTTTAGCTCAAGCCCTACAAAAGCTAAACTATCAAGTTGAAATTTTAGGATTTGTCTTTGGCGAAGCAGCAGTGTTTCCCCAATCAGAAATTCAGATTAATCAATTCATAGGCTATAACTATCCAAAATTTTTAGTTTCAGCCAATCAACTCTTGAAGAGAATTGATGGTGATATTATTTATGCGATGCGACCTAAACCTACAACATTAGGTCTATCTTTATGGAAAAAAATCAGTACTCGTCAGCCAGTAATTCTAGATATAGATGATTGGGAATTAGGTTGGCACGGTGGAGAAAACTGGCAGTATCGCCCTTCATTAAAACAACTTTATCGAGATATTTTTAAGCCGGATGGAGCATTACGCAATCCTGATCATCCTTTGTATTTAAAATTGGTGGAAGGAATTGCGCCAAAAGCTAATGTAGTTACTATTCATACCAAATTTTTACAAGAACGCTTCGGTGGTGTATATATACCTAATGGTAAAGATACTGATTTATTTAATCCTATTAACTACAACGCAGAAGAAAGCCGAGCTTGTTATGGGTTATCCGAATACAGAATTTTAATGTTTCCTGGCGCACCCAGACCATATAAAGGTGTGGAAGATGTCTTAATGGCGTTAGACATTCTTAATGAGCCTGATTTGAGACTAGTGATTGTTGGTGGTAGCCCTTATGATGACTATGATGCTCAACTGAGGGAAAAATGGGGACGTTGGATTATCCAGTTACCAAAATCTCCACCAACGGAAATGCCCAAAATTGTAGCTGCTGCTCACATTATTGTTGTTCCCCAAAGAAATACACCAGCAGCTTTAGCGCAGTTTCCCTTGAAACTAACTGATGGGATGGCCATGGCCAAGCCAATTCTAGCCACAAGAGTGGGGGATATTCCCGAAATCGTTGGGGAAACGGCTTATTTAGTTGAACCGGCTTGTCCTGAGGAAATAGCAACGCAAATTAAGTTGATATTTGCAGATTTGGATGGAGCGAGCGATCGCGGTCGCCAAGCTAGAATAAGATGTATAGAAAAGTACAGTATATCTGCTATGGCAACTACTCTACAGTCGGTTATTGCTAATTTGTAA
- the gloB gene encoding hydroxyacylglutathione hydrolase: MQVIRLAALSDNYIFLLHDSQKNIAAVVDPAEAEPVLKQLAQLNAELVAIFNTHHHNDHVGGNQQLIQNFPQLKVYGGAEDKGRIPGQQVFLQPGDRVQFTDRVAEVIFVPGHTRAHIAYYFPPQTADTPGELFCGDTLFAGGCGRLFEGTPAQMVESLTKLRSLPENTRVWCAHEYTLKNLQFALSVDSENTELQKRFDEVKTKRSQGIATVPSLLGVEKLTNPFLRWEQPSLQSAVNSNDPVQTFARIRGLKDKF; the protein is encoded by the coding sequence ATGCAGGTGATTCGTTTGGCCGCACTTTCAGACAATTACATCTTCTTATTACACGACAGCCAAAAAAATATCGCCGCCGTTGTTGACCCAGCAGAAGCCGAGCCAGTACTTAAGCAACTTGCACAGCTAAACGCAGAATTAGTGGCAATTTTTAACACACACCACCACAATGATCATGTAGGTGGCAACCAGCAATTAATCCAAAACTTTCCCCAACTAAAAGTTTATGGTGGCGCTGAAGATAAAGGCAGAATCCCTGGACAACAGGTATTTTTACAACCAGGCGATCGCGTCCAATTTACTGATAGAGTAGCTGAAGTTATCTTTGTACCAGGACATACCCGCGCTCACATCGCTTACTACTTCCCTCCTCAAACAGCCGATACACCAGGAGAATTATTCTGCGGAGATACTCTGTTTGCTGGTGGTTGCGGTCGTTTATTTGAAGGTACACCAGCGCAAATGGTGGAATCTTTAACTAAGCTGCGTTCCTTACCAGAAAATACCCGTGTCTGGTGCGCTCATGAATACACCTTAAAAAATTTACAATTTGCACTCAGTGTAGATAGTGAGAACACTGAATTACAAAAACGCTTTGACGAAGTTAAGACAAAGCGCAGTCAAGGAATAGCCACAGTCCCTTCCTTATTGGGAGTAGAAAAGCTCACCAATCCCTTTTTACGTTGGGAACAACCCTCATTACAGTCAGCAGTTAACAGTAATGACCCTGTACAAACCTTTGCCCGCATTCGCGGATTAAAGGATAAGTTTTAG
- the rplI gene encoding 50S ribosomal protein L9, producing the protein MVKRVQLVLTKDVSKLGRSGDLVDVAPGYARNYLIPQSLATHATPGILKQVERRREQERQRQLELRQQALEQKEALEKVGSLKIAKQVGENEAIFGTVTSQDVADAIQAATSQEVDRRGITIPDIGKLGTYKAEIKLFSDVTAQIDIEVVAS; encoded by the coding sequence ATGGTGAAACGCGTACAATTAGTTTTAACTAAGGATGTCAGCAAGCTAGGCAGATCCGGCGACTTAGTAGACGTAGCTCCTGGTTATGCTCGGAATTATTTAATTCCTCAGAGTTTAGCAACTCATGCTACCCCTGGTATTCTCAAGCAAGTAGAACGCCGCCGTGAACAAGAACGGCAACGTCAATTAGAACTCAGACAACAAGCATTAGAGCAGAAAGAAGCTTTAGAAAAAGTTGGCAGCTTAAAAATTGCCAAGCAAGTTGGTGAAAACGAAGCGATTTTTGGTACAGTTACCAGCCAAGATGTTGCAGACGCTATCCAAGCAGCTACCAGTCAAGAAGTAGACCGCCGTGGTATTACCATTCCTGACATTGGCAAACTGGGTACTTACAAAGCCGAAATTAAGCTATTCTCTGACGTTACAGCACAAATTGATATTGAAGTTGTAGCAAGCTAA
- the dnaB gene encoding replicative DNA helicase, producing MAEELSFQGDGSNRLPPQNIEAEEAILGGILLDPEAIGRVSEVLITEAFYISAHRDIYQAALRLHGQGKPTDLLSVTSWLTDNDLLTRIGGRNKLATLVDRTVSAVNIDALAGLVMEKYLRRQLIKAGNEIVHLGYETEKELPIVLDQAEQKVFGVTQERPQSGLVHIADTLINNFQEIEERNQGIALPGIPCGFYDLDAMTSGFQRSDLIIVAGRPSMGKTAFCLNLANNIAASMKLPVAVFSLEMSKEQLVQRLLASEAQIESGYLRSGRLSQTQWEPLSRAISMLSEMPIFIDDTPNITVTQMRSQARRLQAEQGVELGLIVIDYLQLMEGGGDNRVQELSKITRSLKGLARELSVPVIALSQLSRGVEARTNKRPMLSDLRESGSIEQDADLVIMLYRDDYYNSDTPDRGLAEVIIAKHRNGPTGTVKLLFDPQFTKFKNLARSGY from the coding sequence ATGGCTGAAGAATTGAGCTTTCAAGGCGACGGTAGTAACCGCCTTCCACCCCAAAACATCGAGGCAGAAGAAGCAATTTTAGGGGGCATTCTACTAGATCCAGAAGCGATTGGTCGAGTAAGCGAAGTCCTGATTACCGAAGCTTTTTATATTAGCGCCCACAGGGATATCTATCAAGCCGCATTGCGTCTCCACGGCCAAGGTAAACCCACAGATTTGCTGTCAGTCACAAGTTGGCTCACTGATAATGACTTACTGACCCGCATAGGTGGTAGAAACAAATTAGCCACCTTGGTAGACCGCACAGTCTCAGCTGTGAATATCGATGCCTTAGCAGGGTTAGTGATGGAAAAATACCTGCGACGGCAATTAATTAAAGCTGGCAATGAAATTGTCCATCTCGGTTACGAGACAGAAAAAGAATTACCCATAGTACTAGACCAAGCAGAACAGAAAGTTTTTGGCGTTACTCAAGAACGACCCCAATCAGGCTTAGTTCACATCGCAGACACCCTAATTAATAACTTCCAAGAAATTGAGGAGCGCAATCAAGGCATTGCTTTACCTGGTATTCCCTGCGGCTTTTATGATTTAGATGCGATGACTAGTGGCTTTCAGCGTTCTGATTTAATCATCGTCGCTGGCAGGCCATCAATGGGGAAAACAGCATTTTGTTTGAACCTAGCTAATAATATCGCTGCTTCCATGAAGCTACCTGTTGCTGTTTTCAGTTTAGAAATGTCGAAAGAGCAGCTGGTACAACGTCTACTGGCTAGTGAAGCCCAAATCGAAAGTGGCTATCTGCGGAGTGGTCGCCTCAGTCAAACACAATGGGAACCATTAAGCCGGGCGATTAGTATGCTGTCTGAAATGCCCATTTTTATTGATGACACGCCGAATATTACCGTCACCCAAATGCGCTCTCAAGCTAGAAGATTACAAGCCGAACAAGGTGTAGAACTGGGTTTGATAGTGATAGATTACCTGCAATTAATGGAAGGAGGCGGAGATAATCGCGTCCAAGAGTTATCTAAAATTACCCGTTCTCTCAAAGGTTTAGCTAGAGAATTATCCGTACCTGTAATAGCTCTGTCTCAGCTAAGTCGTGGCGTAGAAGCACGCACCAACAAGCGTCCTATGTTGTCTGATTTACGTGAAAGCGGCTCCATTGAGCAGGATGCGGATTTAGTTATTATGTTATACCGTGATGATTACTATAACAGCGACACCCCCGATCGCGGCCTAGCGGAAGTAATTATAGCGAAACATCGCAACGGCCCAACAGGTACAGTAAAACTCCTATTTGACCCACAGTTTACCAAATTTAAAAACTTAGCCAGATCGGGCTATTAA
- a CDS encoding FKBP-type peptidyl-prolyl cis-trans isomerase, translating into MLVCVVVLVLAQVGNKQDSAIAANLPQTPLATISVTENNTPIKSNIMSDASKPTVTTDSGLKYVEIEEGTGATPKSGQTVVVHYTGTLEDGTKFDSSRDRNRPFSFTIGVGQVIKGWDEGLSTMKVGGRRQLIIPSELGYGARGAGGVIPPYSTLLFDVELLEVK; encoded by the coding sequence ATGCTGGTTTGTGTTGTGGTTTTGGTGTTGGCACAAGTAGGGAATAAACAGGACTCTGCTATTGCTGCTAATTTACCGCAAACTCCACTAGCCACCATTAGCGTTACTGAAAACAATACTCCAATCAAGAGCAATATTATGTCTGATGCCTCTAAGCCGACTGTCACTACCGATTCTGGTCTCAAATATGTGGAAATAGAAGAGGGAACTGGCGCGACTCCCAAAAGTGGACAAACCGTCGTAGTTCACTACACTGGTACTTTAGAAGATGGTACCAAGTTTGATAGCTCACGCGATCGCAATCGTCCCTTCAGCTTTACCATCGGTGTTGGACAAGTCATTAAAGGTTGGGATGAAGGACTTAGCACCATGAAAGTAGGTGGTCGTCGTCAATTAATCATCCCCTCAGAATTGGGTTATGGCGCTCGTGGTGCTGGTGGGGTGATTCCACCTTACTCAACCCTACTATTTGATGTGGAATTGTTGGAAGTGAAGTAG
- a CDS encoding phasin family protein: protein MDSNNWLQQIMMLGIGTTSLVAEKLKEVSDELVKDGKLNPEQAKAVMDDIVQQLKTEQGTWDAQMQRQMRNMMQDLGVARQSEVDELRGRIDRLERQVRDLENKLWR, encoded by the coding sequence ATGGACAGCAACAACTGGTTGCAACAAATAATGATGCTTGGTATTGGTACAACTTCTTTGGTGGCAGAAAAACTCAAGGAGGTTAGTGATGAATTGGTCAAAGACGGTAAGCTCAATCCAGAGCAAGCTAAAGCTGTTATGGATGACATTGTACAGCAGTTAAAGACCGAGCAGGGGACATGGGATGCCCAAATGCAACGACAAATGCGAAATATGATGCAGGATTTAGGGGTAGCGCGTCAGTCTGAAGTGGATGAATTGCGGGGAAGAATTGACCGTTTAGAACGTCAAGTGCGCGATTTAGAAAATAAGCTTTGGCGTTAG
- a CDS encoding TIGR03792 family protein, which yields MGVVIEFLRFKVEASLRESYIHKDAEIWTTALAKYPGFLGKEVWTNPLESTEVIFIIYWETKEHWKTIPAADLEAIEQRFKQAVGDIYELVEFREYQVRKFLHN from the coding sequence ATGGGTGTGGTTATAGAATTTCTGAGGTTTAAAGTTGAAGCTAGCCTGCGAGAGAGTTATATCCACAAGGATGCAGAGATTTGGACAACAGCATTGGCCAAGTATCCAGGGTTTTTAGGTAAAGAAGTTTGGACAAATCCCCTAGAATCCACAGAAGTGATTTTTATCATTTATTGGGAAACTAAAGAACACTGGAAAACCATACCAGCAGCAGATTTAGAGGCTATTGAGCAAAGGTTTAAGCAAGCTGTGGGAGATATCTATGAGTTAGTGGAATTTAGGGAGTATCAAGTACGGAAATTTCTCCATAACTAG
- a CDS encoding 3-deoxy-7-phosphoheptulonate synthase gives MHNKLTNANIENYHVLLTPNEVKEKLPLTETAAEIVLQFRCEIEKILDFQDRRKFIVVGPCSIHDPNAALEYAHKLKKLAERVQDKLLLIMRVYFEKPRTTVGWKGLINDPEMDDSFLVENGLLLARDLLIKLTELGLPTATEALDPIVPQYIGELITWAAIGARTTESQTHREMASGLSMPVGFKNGTDGNIQVALNALHSARMPHNFLGINPDGQVSVFETKGNAYGHVILRGGNQPNFDSESVRQVEEKLKQAKLPPRIVIDCSHGNTNKNYRLQSDVLENVVQQIVDGNTSIVGMMLESNLYEGNQPINCKREELKYGVSVTDPCIGWEQTEKIILAAYEKLN, from the coding sequence ATGCACAATAAATTAACTAACGCAAATATTGAAAATTATCACGTTCTCTTAACTCCAAACGAAGTAAAAGAAAAATTACCGTTAACAGAAACTGCGGCAGAAATAGTTTTACAGTTTAGATGTGAAATAGAGAAAATATTAGATTTTCAAGATAGACGCAAATTTATAGTAGTTGGGCCTTGTTCTATTCATGACCCTAATGCAGCATTGGAATACGCCCATAAGTTAAAAAAATTAGCCGAACGCGTCCAGGATAAACTACTGTTAATTATGCGGGTTTATTTTGAAAAGCCCCGCACAACTGTAGGCTGGAAAGGATTAATTAATGATCCAGAAATGGATGATTCTTTTCTGGTGGAAAATGGCTTATTACTAGCCAGAGATTTACTCATCAAGTTAACAGAGTTAGGGCTACCCACCGCTACAGAGGCTCTAGACCCTATTGTACCGCAATATATTGGTGAATTGATCACATGGGCGGCGATCGGCGCACGCACAACGGAATCCCAAACTCACAGGGAAATGGCTAGCGGTCTCTCTATGCCTGTGGGTTTCAAAAATGGCACTGATGGTAATATTCAAGTAGCTTTAAATGCTTTACATTCTGCCAGAATGCCGCATAATTTTTTGGGCATTAATCCTGACGGACAGGTAAGTGTATTTGAAACGAAAGGTAATGCCTACGGTCATGTTATTTTGCGTGGAGGAAATCAACCTAATTTTGATTCTGAAAGTGTTAGACAAGTAGAAGAAAAATTAAAGCAGGCTAAATTACCTCCAAGAATTGTCATTGATTGTAGTCATGGTAATACTAATAAAAATTACAGGCTACAATCTGATGTTTTAGAAAACGTTGTGCAACAGATAGTTGATGGTAATACATCGATTGTAGGGATGATGCTGGAATCAAATTTATATGAAGGGAATCAACCCATTAACTGCAAACGGGAAGAATTGAAATATGGGGTTTCTGTAACTGACCCCTGTATCGGTTGGGAGCAAACGGAAAAAATTATCTTGGCTGCTTACGAAAAACTTAATTGA
- a CDS encoding acetate--CoA ligase family protein: MVQETSTDLVRINARKTDVFDIFNCRYYVGSNPYLDTGALVFDFAVVENRKPLPIEDYITRVGDRYPHLREQNYESYAHLFAQTVSEVGKLDMNLHFHRWSVKPHSKYTKIAVQALHERTIRSVVYLVWDWFEAINQDDDFFWDDQLVTLQNRFRQSVYGGPTVYALLRTAYEKGIPTFYLWDEGLMQYGWGKKHIRGVATTFNCDSHIDSDFTTRKDDCKAFLHTLGFPVPQGEIVYSQKEARQVAKDIGYPVAVKPVVGHKGIGVTADIKDVDELEVAYDRALEAIPENEPARIIVEKSIKGKDFRLLCVNGRFVAATERHPASVVGDGDSTIWELIQKENRKAARLDSPTSPMSKIIVDDAMEHYLEEQRLSLKTVLDKGETVHLRKVANLSAGGMSINATHTIHDDNIILAQDIAQYFRLTCLGIDVITEDLSESWKAGNFAIIEINAAPGVMMHLNPAVGESVDVPSHILETFFKSGLDARIPIMTFNKISVEELQTTIDHILLQHPEWTIGAVCRDAVFVNRSQKVLRDDYNSNIQSLLRHPKLDLLIAEYPEDTLEEDGMFYQGSNLVVLDNPSETEMMLARDVFDGSTVVIKKEKDVSIRRKGLIEDYTLGEDEPFTRVYLKEIGSIL; encoded by the coding sequence ATGGTTCAGGAAACAAGCACCGATTTAGTCCGCATTAATGCCAGAAAGACAGATGTATTTGATATCTTCAATTGTCGGTATTATGTTGGTTCAAATCCTTATTTAGATACAGGGGCGTTAGTGTTTGATTTTGCTGTAGTAGAAAATAGAAAGCCTTTACCTATCGAAGATTATATTACTAGAGTAGGCGATCGCTATCCTCATCTACGAGAGCAAAACTACGAATCTTATGCCCACTTATTTGCCCAAACTGTGTCAGAAGTGGGCAAGCTAGACATGAATTTACACTTCCATCGCTGGAGTGTGAAACCGCACAGTAAATATACAAAAATTGCTGTTCAAGCACTGCACGAACGCACAATCAGATCAGTAGTTTACCTAGTTTGGGACTGGTTTGAAGCCATTAACCAAGATGATGATTTTTTCTGGGATGACCAGCTTGTCACCTTGCAAAATCGGTTTCGCCAATCTGTATACGGAGGTCCCACAGTTTACGCCTTATTGCGAACAGCCTACGAAAAAGGTATTCCCACCTTTTATCTGTGGGACGAAGGATTAATGCAATACGGCTGGGGAAAAAAACATATCCGGGGTGTAGCCACAACCTTTAATTGCGACAGCCATATTGATTCTGACTTCACCACTCGGAAAGATGACTGCAAAGCTTTTCTCCACACATTGGGTTTTCCAGTACCACAAGGTGAAATCGTCTATTCGCAAAAAGAAGCGCGACAAGTAGCCAAAGACATCGGCTATCCAGTAGCAGTCAAGCCGGTAGTAGGTCACAAGGGAATTGGTGTCACCGCAGATATCAAAGATGTAGACGAACTTGAAGTTGCTTATGATAGAGCATTGGAAGCGATTCCTGAAAACGAACCCGCACGGATAATTGTCGAAAAAAGCATCAAAGGCAAAGATTTTCGCTTGCTATGTGTTAATGGTCGATTTGTAGCCGCTACAGAACGTCATCCTGCATCGGTAGTTGGTGATGGTGACTCAACAATTTGGGAATTAATTCAGAAAGAAAACCGCAAAGCAGCGCGTTTAGATAGTCCAACTTCACCGATGAGTAAGATTATCGTTGATGACGCAATGGAACACTACTTAGAAGAACAGCGCTTGTCATTAAAAACAGTACTGGACAAAGGTGAAACTGTTCACTTACGGAAAGTTGCTAATCTTTCAGCCGGAGGGATGAGTATCAATGCTACTCATACTATCCATGACGACAACATCATCTTGGCGCAAGATATTGCTCAATATTTCCGTTTGACTTGTCTGGGAATTGATGTCATAACTGAAGACCTTTCTGAATCTTGGAAAGCTGGTAATTTTGCCATCATCGAAATCAACGCCGCACCAGGTGTAATGATGCACCTTAACCCAGCCGTAGGTGAAAGCGTTGACGTACCTTCTCACATTTTAGAAACCTTTTTTAAATCTGGTTTAGATGCCAGAATCCCAATTATGACCTTTAATAAAATCTCCGTGGAGGAATTGCAAACCACAATTGACCACATTTTGTTGCAACATCCAGAATGGACAATAGGCGCTGTTTGTCGTGATGCCGTTTTTGTCAACCGATCGCAAAAGGTACTACGCGACGATTACAATAGCAACATCCAAAGTTTGCTACGTCATCCCAAACTCGATTTATTAATTGCTGAATATCCGGAGGATACCCTAGAAGAAGACGGAATGTTTTATCAAGGGAGTAATTTGGTAGTTTTAGATAATCCCAGCGAAACAGAAATGATGTTAGCGCGGGATGTGTTCGACGGTTCTACTGTTGTTATTAAAAAAGAAAAAGATGTTTCCATTCGGCGCAAAGGACTAATAGAAGACTACACATTAGGCGAAGATGAACCATTCACACGGGTTTATCTCAAAGAAATTGGCTCCATCCTCTAA
- a CDS encoding cyanophycinase yields MTASENKRQLVIIGGAEDKDGDSQILREFVRRSGGTKAHIVIMTAATELPRDVGENYIRVFERLGAEKVRIIDTETREDASSSTALEAIAKATGIFFTGGDQARITSIIKDTEIDAAIHKRFSEGIVVGGTSAGAAVMPDKMIVEGDSETNPRLEIVEMGPGLGFLPGVVIDQHFSERGRLGRLITALIREPAVLGFGIDENTAMVVTDSQIEIIGQGSVTIVDESESTYNNMDEILRDEALAICGAKLHILPHGYKFDLKTRKPILTNGAAADASVPVGSATISAAV; encoded by the coding sequence ATGACTGCAAGTGAAAACAAAAGGCAGTTGGTAATTATTGGTGGTGCAGAAGATAAAGATGGTGACTCGCAAATACTGCGGGAGTTTGTGCGCCGTTCTGGTGGTACAAAAGCTCACATTGTCATCATGACGGCGGCGACAGAACTACCCAGGGATGTGGGAGAGAATTACATTAGAGTGTTTGAACGTCTAGGTGCGGAAAAAGTTCGGATAATTGATACAGAAACCCGTGAAGATGCGTCTTCATCAACTGCACTGGAAGCGATCGCCAAAGCAACTGGTATATTCTTCACTGGGGGAGATCAAGCCCGGATTACCAGCATCATCAAAGATACCGAAATTGATGCAGCAATTCACAAGCGCTTCTCTGAAGGTATCGTTGTTGGTGGCACAAGTGCCGGTGCGGCAGTCATGCCAGATAAAATGATTGTGGAAGGTGACTCAGAAACCAATCCTCGCTTAGAAATTGTAGAAATGGGGCCAGGTTTGGGTTTTCTTCCTGGGGTAGTCATTGACCAGCATTTTTCTGAACGCGGACGCTTGGGACGCTTAATTACAGCATTGATTAGAGAACCAGCCGTACTAGGGTTTGGGATTGACGAGAATACTGCTATGGTTGTGACCGACAGCCAGATTGAAATCATTGGCCAAGGTTCAGTCACAATTGTGGATGAGTCAGAGTCTACATACAACAATATGGATGAAATCCTCAGGGATGAAGCTTTAGCAATTTGTGGCGCAAAACTACACATTTTGCCACATGGCTACAAATTTGATCTGAAAACTCGCAAGCCTATTTTAACTAATGGTGCGGCGGCGGATGCTTCTGTACCAGTTGGTTCGGCAACTATTTCTGCGGCTGTTTAA